From one Comamonas piscis genomic stretch:
- a CDS encoding LysR substrate-binding domain-containing protein, whose translation MRRMIPSTQALACFEAAARHESYTRAAQELALTQSAVSRQIIALEEQLGVQLFKRSRHGMVLTVAGHQYSQQVAQWLQGIERGTLDIMAHQGAGGAISIAAVPTFATRWLLPRLPQFLQQHPGVVVHIDVQTRPFAFAERLVDAAIYAGTAEQARQWPGTQATWLMDELIVPVCSPRLLEGATQRGRGRAYLTVSPPVLAQLPLLQQSTRPDGWRKWFDAAGVPAPHALDGPRYELFSMLAVAAAAGMGVALIPPMLIEDELARGELVVACDQPLKGSRAYYWMTPLATEPMPAQPALQAFGNWLKGRAAGSAINT comes from the coding sequence ATGCGCCGAATGATTCCGTCCACCCAGGCCCTGGCCTGTTTTGAGGCTGCCGCCCGCCATGAGAGCTATACCCGCGCCGCCCAGGAGCTGGCGCTGACGCAGAGCGCCGTCTCGCGCCAGATCATTGCGCTGGAAGAGCAGCTGGGCGTGCAGCTGTTCAAGCGCTCGCGCCATGGCATGGTGCTGACGGTGGCAGGCCACCAGTACAGCCAGCAAGTGGCGCAGTGGCTGCAGGGCATCGAGCGCGGCACCCTGGACATCATGGCCCACCAGGGCGCGGGCGGTGCTATCAGCATTGCGGCGGTGCCCACCTTTGCCACCCGCTGGCTGCTGCCGCGCCTGCCGCAGTTCTTGCAACAGCACCCGGGCGTGGTGGTGCATATCGATGTGCAGACGCGGCCCTTTGCCTTTGCCGAGCGCCTGGTCGATGCGGCCATCTATGCCGGCACGGCAGAGCAGGCGCGCCAGTGGCCGGGCACCCAGGCCACCTGGTTGATGGACGAGCTGATCGTGCCGGTTTGCAGCCCGCGCCTGCTGGAGGGCGCCACCCAGCGCGGGCGTGGCCGGGCTTATCTGACGGTATCGCCTCCGGTGCTGGCCCAGCTGCCGCTGCTGCAGCAAAGCACCCGGCCGGATGGCTGGCGCAAATGGTTTGATGCCGCTGGCGTGCCAGCGCCCCATGCGCTCGATGGCCCGCGCTATGAGTTGTTCTCGATGCTGGCGGTGGCCGCTGCCGCCGGCATGGGCGTGGCGCTGATCCCGCCGATGCTGATTGAGGATGAGCTGGCCCGGGGCGAGCTGGTGGTTGCCTGCGACCAGCCTTTGAAAGGGAGCCGCGCCTATTATTGGATGACCCCGCTGGCGACGGAGCCCATGCCCGCCCAGCCGGCATTGCAGGCCTTTGGCAACTGGCTCAAAGGGAGGGCGGCGGGCTCAGCGATCAACACATAA
- a CDS encoding alpha/beta fold hydrolase gives MTDTPPIAQEHWISLPQQGRLYAKTWTPAAPQKAPLVLMHDSLGSVALWRDFPAQLAQATGRQVVAYDRLGFGQSDARTDSLSPQFVGEEAEIYFPVVREHLGLERFALLGHSVGGGMGIAIAAGAGQDCTALVTIAAQAFVEDRTWAGIVEARALFQDAAQLERLAKYHGSKARWVVDAWTETWLSPAFADWTVDAWLPRLQCPLLAIHGELDEYGSTAHPERIARQAGAGGQAEIIAGAHHMPHREMAEQVLGLVQAFLAQAD, from the coding sequence ATGACCGACACCCCGCCCATCGCCCAAGAACACTGGATCAGCCTGCCCCAACAGGGCCGGCTGTATGCCAAAACCTGGACCCCCGCTGCACCGCAAAAAGCGCCCCTGGTGCTTATGCATGACTCCTTGGGTTCCGTCGCGCTGTGGCGCGATTTTCCGGCTCAACTGGCCCAGGCCACAGGCCGGCAGGTGGTTGCCTATGACCGGCTGGGCTTTGGCCAATCGGATGCGCGTACAGATTCTCTGTCGCCGCAGTTTGTCGGCGAAGAGGCGGAGATCTATTTTCCGGTCGTACGCGAACATCTGGGCCTGGAGCGCTTTGCATTGCTTGGCCACAGCGTGGGTGGCGGCATGGGTATTGCTATTGCGGCCGGTGCGGGCCAGGACTGTACGGCGCTGGTGACCATCGCCGCCCAGGCCTTTGTCGAAGACCGCACATGGGCGGGCATTGTCGAGGCCCGGGCCCTGTTCCAGGACGCTGCGCAGCTGGAGCGCCTGGCCAAGTACCACGGCAGCAAAGCGCGTTGGGTGGTAGATGCTTGGACGGAGACCTGGCTCAGCCCCGCGTTTGCCGACTGGACGGTGGATGCCTGGCTGCCCCGCTTGCAATGCCCCCTGCTCGCCATCCATGGCGAGCTGGATGAATACGGCAGCACCGCGCACCCTGAGCGCATCGCCCGCCAGGCGGGTGCCGGCGGCCAGGCCGAGATAATAGCCGGCGCCCACCATATGCCGCACCGCGAAATGGCCGAGCAGGTGCTCGGCCTTGTGCAGGCGTTTTTGGCGCAGGCCGACTAG
- a CDS encoding methylated-DNA--[protein]-cysteine S-methyltransferase: MNTEPLSPRSPPSDAWDAAQTGHALFRTRLGVCGIAWGAHAVVALRLPEPSLEATQMRVLEHARQRREGLWRQAQAPGDLSDQALQAVAGVQWLLAGRQETSEPEGSARWPDAPAPVLGDLRSLLTLNRWSAHSGLPLLDDVVLDWHGVPDFSRAVYQLALAIEPGQTRSYGELADDLGGKGMARAVGQALGANPFAPVVPCHRILAAHGARGGFSANGGTRTKLQMLEWEGAALGDGISLGLFD, from the coding sequence ATGAACACCGAGCCGCTTTCTCCTCGCTCCCCGCCCAGCGATGCCTGGGATGCTGCGCAAACGGGCCATGCCTTGTTCCGCACCCGCCTGGGTGTTTGCGGCATTGCTTGGGGTGCGCATGCGGTTGTCGCGCTGCGGCTGCCCGAGCCCAGCCTGGAGGCTACACAGATGCGTGTGTTGGAGCATGCCCGCCAGCGCCGCGAAGGGCTGTGGCGACAGGCCCAGGCACCCGGTGATCTGAGTGACCAGGCATTGCAGGCAGTGGCCGGCGTGCAGTGGCTGCTGGCCGGGCGCCAGGAGACTAGTGAACCAGAAGGCAGCGCGCGCTGGCCGGATGCACCTGCCCCCGTGCTGGGCGACCTGCGCAGCCTGCTGACCTTGAACCGCTGGTCTGCACACAGCGGTTTGCCACTGCTCGATGATGTTGTGCTGGACTGGCATGGCGTGCCGGATTTTTCGCGTGCGGTGTACCAGCTGGCGCTGGCCATTGAGCCGGGGCAGACGCGCAGCTATGGTGAGCTGGCCGACGATTTGGGTGGTAAGGGAATGGCCCGTGCGGTAGGCCAGGCGCTGGGCGCCAACCCCTTTGCCCCCGTGGTGCCCTGCCACCGCATCTTGGCGGCGCATGGCGCGCGCGGCGGCTTCTCGGCCAATGGTGGCACGCGCACCAAATTGCAAATGCTGGAGTGGGAGGGCGCAGCGCTGGGCGATGGCATCAGCCTGGGTCTGTTTGACTGA
- a CDS encoding glycosyltransferase family 39 protein gives MTPPSPSPPALDRQALRWIAALFVLVMASRLLASHGVSWDQNEQLVWSQQLALGYGPQPPLYTWLQWALGLVLGPSTFAVVLLKNSLVALSFVFMLLAAHQVLPARQAWLAAAGMAWLPGMAWQLLRDQTHTVMLTCAICATWWLLLRQLRQPRPLGFVYLGLAVAWGMLSKYSYLLVAVTLLLACLSIANTRRSLLSRGWWLTPLISIALVAPHAWWVLDHWQAASGATLDKLHPAETSSYLSGLLMGLRDLLAFLLLAVLPWLLMARLSSGRFWQQVTTETDIAPNRNTTPDWLVPLLGRYMALVAGSLALMAFAGAAKFDGRWIQPLLLVFPLYMLARWPAIAQSAKSRKRYLLACLGMLVLVWSLALLAPLRDAKRGKGDRLNWQLDLIANTLRQAGYQGQGMVLAEHHTTGGVMRILFPQAQIVVCDADEPGFHMDCAWQAAESARKQHLPWLQISTEDPAPDAWWWAAWPVDAMLQVQQAELPYRWTDPAHAQMRMNFVVSPAGS, from the coding sequence ATGACCCCGCCTTCACCCTCGCCCCCTGCCCTTGACCGCCAAGCACTGCGCTGGATTGCCGCATTGTTTGTACTGGTCATGGCCAGCCGCCTGCTGGCTTCGCACGGGGTGTCCTGGGACCAAAACGAGCAGCTGGTCTGGTCGCAGCAACTGGCGCTGGGTTACGGCCCGCAGCCGCCGCTCTATACCTGGCTGCAGTGGGCACTGGGCCTGGTGCTGGGGCCCAGCACCTTCGCGGTGGTGCTGCTTAAAAACAGCCTGGTTGCGCTGAGCTTTGTGTTTATGCTGCTGGCCGCGCACCAAGTGCTGCCGGCTCGCCAAGCCTGGCTGGCCGCTGCCGGTATGGCCTGGTTGCCAGGCATGGCCTGGCAACTGCTGCGCGACCAAACCCATACGGTGATGCTGACCTGCGCGATCTGCGCCACCTGGTGGTTGCTGCTGCGTCAGCTGCGCCAGCCCCGCCCGCTGGGCTTTGTCTACCTGGGCTTGGCCGTGGCATGGGGCATGCTGTCCAAGTACAGCTATTTGCTGGTGGCGGTCACCCTGCTGCTGGCCTGCCTGAGCATCGCCAACACCCGCCGGTCCCTGCTATCGCGCGGCTGGTGGCTGACCCCGTTGATCAGCATCGCGCTCGTGGCCCCGCATGCCTGGTGGGTGCTGGACCACTGGCAGGCGGCCAGCGGTGCCACCTTGGACAAACTGCACCCGGCAGAGACCAGCTCCTACCTCAGCGGCTTGCTGATGGGCCTGCGCGATCTGCTCGCTTTCCTGCTGCTGGCCGTGCTGCCCTGGCTGCTGATGGCCCGCTTGTCCAGCGGGCGTTTTTGGCAGCAAGTCACCACTGAAACCGACATCGCCCCGAATCGCAACACCACACCCGACTGGCTGGTGCCGCTACTGGGACGCTATATGGCACTAGTAGCGGGCTCGCTCGCGCTGATGGCCTTCGCGGGCGCCGCCAAGTTCGATGGCCGCTGGATCCAGCCGCTGCTGCTGGTTTTTCCGCTCTACATGCTGGCCCGCTGGCCGGCGATTGCGCAGTCCGCCAAAAGCCGAAAACGCTATCTGCTGGCCTGCCTGGGCATGCTGGTACTGGTGTGGTCTCTGGCCTTGCTGGCGCCGCTGCGCGATGCCAAGCGGGGCAAGGGTGACCGCCTCAACTGGCAGCTGGACCTGATTGCCAACACCTTGCGCCAGGCCGGCTACCAAGGCCAGGGCATGGTGCTGGCCGAGCACCACACCACCGGCGGCGTCATGCGCATTTTGTTTCCGCAGGCGCAGATCGTGGTCTGCGATGCGGATGAGCCGGGCTTCCACATGGATTGTGCTTGGCAGGCCGCAGAAAGTGCGCGCAAGCAGCACCTGCCTTGGCTGCAAATCTCCACCGAAGATCCGGCCCCCGATGCCTGGTGGTGGGCCGCCTGGCCGGTCGATGCGATGCTGCAGGTGCAACAGGCCGAGCTGCCCTACCGCTGGACCGACCCGGCGCATGCGCAGATGCGGATGAACTTTGTGGTGTCTCCGGCGGGCAGCTAA
- a CDS encoding LysR family transcriptional regulator codes for MEDLKRMAIFATVVEQGSMSAAARLLGLSASAVSQQIRHLEAQAGLPLMHRTTRRLSLSEAGQRFYGQCAVMLQAARQARAELDAERDEPVGELRIAAVLGLAAPLGRALAPLLHAHPQLRLQLLLDDSHQDLVAERVDIAIRLGGLPDSSWVARPLGTLPWWICAAPALAQGRPAPQNPQALQSWPWMARNIGKSTSARMELQHRHSGELVVLHTTPRIISNQQYALQQLCTEGLGVARLFSLEVADQVRSGQLLRLLPDWDCGSLSISALTPGRQALPARVRLALAALQAHFAPLALG; via the coding sequence ATGGAAGACCTCAAGCGCATGGCCATTTTTGCCACCGTGGTGGAGCAAGGCTCGATGAGCGCCGCCGCGCGCCTGCTGGGCCTGAGCGCCTCGGCCGTCAGCCAGCAGATCCGCCACTTGGAGGCCCAGGCGGGGCTGCCGCTGATGCACCGCACCACGCGCAGGCTCAGCCTGTCTGAAGCGGGGCAGCGCTTTTATGGGCAATGCGCGGTGATGCTACAGGCCGCGCGCCAGGCACGCGCCGAGCTGGATGCCGAGCGCGACGAGCCGGTGGGTGAGTTGCGCATCGCCGCAGTGCTGGGCCTGGCCGCGCCGCTGGGCCGGGCGCTGGCGCCCTTGCTGCATGCCCATCCGCAGCTGCGCCTGCAGTTGCTGCTCGATGATTCCCACCAGGATCTGGTGGCAGAGCGGGTGGATATCGCCATTCGCCTGGGTGGGTTGCCCGATTCCAGCTGGGTGGCCCGCCCGCTGGGCACCTTGCCGTGGTGGATATGCGCCGCCCCCGCGCTGGCACAAGGCAGACCGGCGCCGCAAAACCCGCAGGCCCTGCAGAGCTGGCCCTGGATGGCACGCAATATCGGTAAATCCACCAGCGCCCGCATGGAGCTGCAGCACCGCCACAGTGGCGAGCTAGTGGTGCTGCACACCACGCCGCGCATCATCAGCAACCAGCAATATGCGCTGCAGCAGCTGTGTACCGAGGGGCTGGGCGTTGCGCGGCTGTTCTCGCTCGAAGTGGCCGACCAGGTGCGCAGCGGCCAGCTGCTGCGCCTGCTGCCTGACTGGGACTGCGGCAGCCTCAGCATCTCCGCCCTCACCCCTGGGCGCCAGGCGCTGCCGGCGCGGGTGCGGCTGGCGCTGGCGGCGCTGCAGGCCCACTTTGCGCCGCTGGCGCTGGGCTAA
- a CDS encoding phosphonate ABC transporter ATP-binding protein — MSFVLDDVGLTHANGFVALSGIRLSAAQGDSIALIGPSGGGKTSLLTVIGTAHLPSKGRMQVLGQALPTAPATPSARQLKALRSRIGTVHQSAPIALRQRVVTAVLAGRLGQWPLWKALASLAYPQDIAGAREALARVQLEDKLFARCDQLSGGQLQRVGIARVLYQQARLILADEPVSALDPALSLATVQLLVQEAAARQATLVASLHAVDLALSCFARIVGIRDGRIAFDLPAAQVSQAQLQALYAHADGSAAALPTLGSMASAAPEVAAGASAEVITCR, encoded by the coding sequence ATGAGCTTTGTGCTTGACGATGTGGGACTCACCCACGCCAATGGTTTTGTCGCGCTGTCGGGCATTCGGCTGTCTGCCGCGCAGGGCGATAGCATTGCGCTGATAGGCCCCTCGGGCGGCGGCAAGACCTCGCTGCTGACGGTGATCGGCACGGCCCATCTGCCCAGCAAGGGCCGCATGCAGGTGCTGGGCCAGGCCCTGCCAACGGCGCCCGCCACTCCCTCCGCGCGCCAGCTCAAAGCGCTGCGCAGCCGCATCGGCACCGTACACCAAAGCGCGCCGATTGCGCTGCGCCAGCGGGTGGTCACCGCCGTGCTGGCGGGCCGCCTGGGTCAGTGGCCGCTGTGGAAGGCACTGGCATCCCTGGCCTACCCGCAAGACATTGCCGGCGCCCGCGAGGCGCTGGCCCGCGTGCAGCTGGAGGACAAGCTCTTTGCGCGCTGCGACCAGCTCTCTGGCGGCCAGCTGCAGCGCGTGGGCATTGCCCGGGTGCTGTACCAGCAGGCCCGGCTGATTCTGGCCGATGAGCCGGTCTCCGCGCTGGACCCTGCGCTGTCGCTGGCCACCGTGCAGTTGCTGGTGCAAGAGGCCGCCGCGCGCCAGGCCACCTTGGTGGCCAGCCTGCATGCGGTGGACCTGGCCCTGAGCTGCTTTGCGCGCATTGTCGGCATCCGCGATGGCCGGATAGCCTTTGACCTGCCTGCCGCGCAAGTGAGCCAGGCGCAGCTGCAGGCCTTGTACGCCCATGCCGATGGCAGCGCGGCCGCACTGCCG
- a CDS encoding putative selenate ABC transporter substrate-binding protein: MTHSTARRSALRGLSLAALTLSSLTSFSAHADTPAVLRVSAIPDEAPTELQRKFKPLGEYLSQATGMKEVFTPVTDYAAVVESLATKKLDLAWLGGFTYVQAKIRTNGTAIPIVQRAEDAVFTSKFITADPSIQTLADLKGKTFAFGAPSSTSGSLMPRYFLLQDGLNPEKDFKTVAYSGAHDATVAFVAAGKAEAGVLNTSVWDKLVETKKVDPSKVRVFATTPTYFDYNWTVRGDLDPAIIKKLTDAFLALDPANPEHKALMDLQRASKFIPTKPENYAGTEAAAKSAGLLK, encoded by the coding sequence ATGACCCACTCTACCGCTCGCCGCTCGGCGCTGCGCGGCCTTTCGCTGGCCGCGTTGACCCTCTCCAGCCTGACAAGCTTCAGCGCCCACGCCGACACCCCTGCGGTGCTGCGTGTATCGGCTATCCCCGACGAGGCACCGACGGAGCTGCAGCGCAAGTTCAAGCCGCTGGGCGAGTACCTGTCGCAGGCAACGGGCATGAAGGAGGTGTTCACGCCCGTGACCGACTATGCGGCGGTGGTGGAATCCCTGGCCACCAAGAAGCTGGACCTGGCCTGGCTGGGCGGCTTTACCTATGTGCAGGCAAAGATCCGCACCAATGGCACGGCCATCCCGATCGTGCAGCGCGCCGAGGATGCGGTGTTCACCAGCAAGTTCATCACGGCCGACCCCAGCATCCAGACCCTGGCGGACCTGAAGGGCAAGACCTTTGCGTTTGGTGCGCCCTCGTCCACCTCGGGCAGTCTGATGCCGCGCTACTTTCTGCTGCAAGACGGTCTGAACCCTGAGAAGGATTTCAAGACCGTCGCCTACTCGGGCGCGCATGATGCCACGGTCGCCTTTGTGGCCGCTGGCAAGGCCGAGGCCGGCGTGCTCAATACGTCGGTATGGGACAAGCTGGTCGAAACCAAGAAGGTGGACCCCAGCAAGGTGCGCGTGTTTGCCACCACCCCCACCTACTTTGACTACAACTGGACGGTGCGCGGCGACCTGGACCCGGCCATCATCAAGAAGCTGACCGATGCCTTCCTGGCACTGGACCCGGCCAACCCGGAGCACAAGGCGCTGATGGATTTGCAGCGCGCCTCCAAGTTCATCCCCACCAAGCCTGAGAACTACGCGGGCACCGAGGCGGCTGCCAAGTCCGCCGGTCTGCTCAAGTAA
- a CDS encoding NAD(P)-dependent oxidoreductase: MKVTLIGATGFVGAALLDELLQRGHDVVAVVRDPAKLAPRAHLQVLQGDVMDAAVVEKAAAGSDAVLSAYNAGWTNPHIYEDFLKGSRAIVAGTRAAGVPRYLVVGGAGSLFVNGQQLVDSPDFPAAIKPGASAARDMFTELQKEAVLDWSLLSPPVGFHGGSAAQSQGRTGNYRTGKDEPLWQADGSAGDISAADLAVALVDALEQHLHSKARFTVAY, encoded by the coding sequence ATGAAAGTCACCCTTATTGGCGCTACCGGTTTTGTCGGCGCGGCCTTGCTTGATGAACTGCTGCAACGCGGCCATGACGTCGTCGCCGTGGTACGCGACCCCGCCAAGCTGGCGCCCCGCGCCCATCTGCAAGTGCTGCAAGGCGATGTGATGGATGCGGCCGTGGTGGAGAAGGCCGCAGCAGGTAGCGATGCGGTGCTGTCGGCCTACAACGCGGGCTGGACCAACCCCCACATTTACGAGGATTTCCTCAAGGGCTCGCGCGCCATCGTGGCCGGCACCCGCGCAGCCGGTGTGCCGCGTTACCTGGTAGTCGGCGGCGCGGGCAGTCTGTTTGTGAATGGCCAGCAGCTGGTGGATTCGCCGGACTTCCCCGCTGCCATCAAGCCCGGTGCCAGTGCGGCCCGCGATATGTTCACGGAGCTGCAAAAGGAGGCCGTGCTGGACTGGAGCTTGCTGAGCCCGCCCGTAGGCTTCCATGGCGGATCGGCCGCGCAAAGCCAAGGCCGCACTGGCAACTACCGTACCGGCAAGGACGAGCCGCTGTGGCAGGCCGATGGCAGCGCTGGCGATATCTCGGCGGCTGATCTGGCAGTGGCGCTGGTCGATGCGCTGGAGCAGCATCTGCACAGCAAGGCCCGTTTCACCGTGGCCTACTAA
- a CDS encoding nucleoside deaminase — translation MTDTLQAQHTAILLEVLNNAHRNRHQQQGRPFAAAIADDAGRILGRGVNTISQTQDMTGHAEMEAIRDCCHQRQLPHLQGLTVYASGHPCPMCLAAIVAGQAKQVFFAFDNADAAPYGLSSEGVYQRLGLQLQPPPLPIQRLDLGISAAQLYGDAPWPSAG, via the coding sequence ATGACCGACACCCTGCAAGCCCAGCACACCGCCATCCTGCTTGAGGTGCTCAACAACGCCCACCGCAACCGCCATCAGCAGCAAGGCCGTCCCTTTGCCGCAGCGATTGCCGATGATGCGGGCCGCATCCTGGGCCGGGGCGTCAACACCATCAGCCAGACGCAGGATATGACGGGCCATGCCGAGATGGAGGCCATCCGCGACTGCTGCCACCAGCGCCAGCTGCCGCATCTGCAGGGGCTGACGGTCTATGCCTCCGGCCACCCCTGCCCCATGTGCCTGGCGGCGATTGTGGCGGGCCAGGCCAAGCAGGTGTTTTTTGCGTTTGACAATGCCGATGCAGCGCCCTATGGGCTGTCGAGCGAAGGCGTCTACCAGCGCCTGGGTTTGCAGCTGCAACCGCCGCCGCTGCCCATCCAGCGGCTGGACTTGGGCATCAGCGCAGCGCAGCTTTATGGCGATGCGCCCTGGCCCAGCGCGGGCTAA
- a CDS encoding acyl-CoA dehydrogenase, whose protein sequence is MAQFTWEDPFHLDEQLSEDERMIRDASRAYCRDKLAPRVQEMFRKESVDTSIFREMGELGLLGPTIPTEYGGAGLNYVSYGLVAREIEYIDSGYRSMASVQSSLVMVPINEFGTEAQKQKYLPKLASGEFIGCFGLTEPDHGSDPGSMATRAYKVDGGYKLKGSKMWITNSPIADVFVVWAKEVSEGGAVGQIRGFVLEKGMKGLSAPAIHGKVGLRASITGEIVMDDVFVPEENAFPEVRGLKGPFTCLNSARFGIAWGAMGAAEFCWHTARQYTMDRKQFGRPLAANQLIQKKLADMQTEITLGLQAALRVGRMKDEHQNVIEITSLIKRNNCGKSLDIARLARDMMGGNGISDEFGVARHLVNLEVVNTYEGTHDVHALILGRAQTGIAAFAN, encoded by the coding sequence ATGGCCCAATTCACCTGGGAAGACCCCTTCCACCTCGACGAACAACTGAGCGAAGACGAGCGCATGATCCGCGACGCCTCGCGCGCCTACTGCCGCGACAAGCTGGCACCGCGCGTGCAAGAGATGTTCCGCAAGGAATCGGTGGATACCAGCATCTTCCGTGAGATGGGCGAGCTGGGCCTGCTGGGCCCGACCATCCCGACCGAATACGGCGGCGCTGGCCTCAACTATGTGAGCTACGGCCTGGTGGCACGCGAGATCGAGTACATCGACTCGGGCTACCGCTCGATGGCCTCGGTGCAGTCCTCCTTGGTGATGGTGCCGATCAACGAATTCGGCACCGAAGCGCAAAAGCAAAAGTACCTGCCCAAGCTGGCATCGGGCGAGTTCATCGGCTGCTTTGGCCTGACCGAGCCTGACCACGGCTCTGACCCTGGCAGCATGGCCACCCGCGCCTACAAGGTGGATGGCGGCTACAAGCTCAAGGGCAGCAAGATGTGGATCACCAACAGCCCCATCGCCGATGTGTTTGTGGTCTGGGCCAAGGAAGTCTCCGAAGGCGGCGCCGTCGGCCAGATCCGTGGTTTTGTGCTGGAAAAGGGCATGAAGGGCCTGTCGGCTCCTGCGATCCACGGCAAGGTAGGCCTGCGCGCATCGATCACCGGCGAAATCGTCATGGACGATGTGTTCGTGCCCGAAGAAAACGCCTTCCCCGAAGTGCGTGGCTTGAAGGGCCCCTTCACCTGCCTGAACAGCGCCCGCTTTGGCATTGCCTGGGGTGCGATGGGTGCGGCCGAGTTCTGCTGGCACACCGCCCGCCAGTACACGATGGACCGCAAGCAGTTTGGCCGCCCCTTGGCCGCCAACCAGCTGATCCAGAAAAAACTGGCCGACATGCAGACCGAAATCACCCTGGGCCTGCAAGCCGCACTGCGCGTGGGCCGCATGAAGGACGAGCACCAGAACGTGATCGAGATCACCTCGCTGATCAAGCGCAACAACTGCGGCAAGTCGCTGGACATTGCCCGCCTGGCCCGCGACATGATGGGCGGCAACGGCATCAGCGACGAGTTCGGTGTGGCCCGCCACCTGGTGAACCTGGAAGTGGTGAACACCTATGAAGGCACGCACGATGTGCACGCGCTGATCCTGGGTCGCGCCCAGACCGGCATCGCCGCGTTCGCCAACTAA
- a CDS encoding CaiB/BaiF CoA transferase family protein: MTAPIAPLDGIKVLDLSRVLAGPWCAQMLGDLGAEVIKVERPEAGDDTRHWGPPYLHTDDGAKTEQASYYTCCNRNKRSITIDMASPQGQALIIELAKEADILVENFKVGGLKGYGLDYESLRKINPRLIYCSVTGFGQTGPYAPRAGYDLMVQAMSGMMSITGHPDGEPGGGPLKVGVAVTDVFTGIYSCCSILAALQARHRTGEGQHIDMALLDVGMAVLANQAVGYLNADEIPQRAGNIHPSVGPYQDFPSKDGNVLLAIGNDGQFARFCAATGNEAWAQDARFTRNSGRIIHRKDLQELMYPLMKTRTTAEWIALLEDKAVPCGPINNIAQAFDDEQVIARGLHVQIPRDAGDQIGTISTVASPMRLTATPPVVRRPPPAMGQHTDEILAELGRSPAQIAQLHSEGVV, encoded by the coding sequence ATGACCGCACCCATCGCGCCGCTGGACGGCATCAAAGTACTGGATCTGTCGCGGGTGCTCGCTGGCCCCTGGTGTGCGCAGATGCTGGGTGACCTGGGCGCAGAAGTGATCAAGGTCGAGCGCCCCGAAGCCGGCGACGACACGCGCCACTGGGGCCCTCCCTACCTGCACACCGATGACGGCGCCAAGACCGAGCAGGCGAGCTACTACACCTGCTGCAACCGCAACAAGCGCAGCATCACCATCGACATGGCCTCGCCCCAGGGCCAGGCGCTGATCATTGAGCTAGCCAAAGAGGCCGACATCTTGGTCGAGAACTTCAAGGTGGGCGGCCTTAAAGGCTATGGCCTGGACTATGAAAGCCTGCGCAAAATCAACCCACGCCTGATCTACTGTTCGGTCACCGGCTTTGGCCAGACCGGCCCCTACGCTCCGCGCGCTGGCTACGATCTGATGGTGCAGGCGATGAGCGGCATGATGAGCATCACCGGCCACCCCGATGGCGAGCCCGGTGGCGGCCCGCTCAAGGTGGGGGTTGCGGTGACTGATGTGTTCACCGGCATCTACTCCTGCTGCTCCATCCTGGCCGCACTGCAGGCCCGCCACCGGACCGGCGAAGGTCAGCACATCGACATGGCCCTGCTGGACGTGGGCATGGCCGTGCTGGCCAACCAGGCCGTGGGCTACCTGAATGCCGATGAGATTCCGCAGCGCGCCGGCAATATCCACCCGAGCGTGGGCCCGTATCAGGACTTCCCCAGCAAGGACGGCAATGTGCTGCTGGCCATTGGCAACGACGGCCAGTTCGCCCGCTTTTGCGCCGCCACCGGCAACGAGGCCTGGGCCCAGGATGCCCGCTTTACCCGCAACTCGGGCCGCATCATCCACCGCAAGGATTTGCAGGAACTGATGTACCCGCTGATGAAGACCCGCACCACCGCCGAGTGGATTGCGCTGCTGGAAGACAAGGCCGTCCCCTGCGGCCCCATCAACAATATCGCCCAGGCCTTTGACGATGAGCAGGTGATTGCGCGCGGCCTGCATGTGCAGATTCCCCGTGATGCCGGCGACCAGATCGGTACCATCAGCACCGTCGCCAGCCCCATGCGGCTGACCGCTACGCCGCCGGTGGTGCGCCGTCCACCGCCCGCGATGGGCCAGCACACCGACGAGATCCTGGCCGAGCTGGGCCGCTCGCCCGCGCAGATTGCGCAGCTGCACAGCGAAGGCGTGGTCTAA